A genomic stretch from Pseudomonas alkylphenolica includes:
- the fusA gene encoding elongation factor G — MARTTPINRYRNIGICAHVDAGKTTTTERILFYTGLSHKMGEVHDGAATTDWMVQEQERGITITSAAVTTFWEGSRGQYGKYRVNVIDTPGHVDFTIEVERSLRVLDGAVVVFCGTSGVEPQSETVWRQANKYGVPRVVYVNKMDRAGADFLRVVGQIKNRLGHTPVPVQLAIGSEDNFQGQVDLIKMKAIYWNDDDKGTTYREEEIPADMQALAEEWRANMVEAAAEANEELMNKYLEEGELSVEEIKAGLRARTLASEIVPAVCGSSFKNKGVPLVLDAVIDFLPAPTEIPAIKGIHPDLIEKPKDELVAEDYDERHADDNEPFSALAFKIATDPFVGTLTFVRVYSGMLQSGDSVINSVKGKKERVGRMVQMHANQREEIKEVLAGDIAALIGMKDVTTGDTLCNADKPIILERMDFPEPVISVAVEPKTKQDQEKMGIALGKLAQEDPSFRVKTDEETGQTIISGMGELHLDILVDRMKREFNVEANIGKPQVSYREQITKDNVEIEGKFVRQSGGRGQFGHCWIRFSQPSVDAQGNITEGLEFTNEVVGGVVPKEYIPAIQKGIEEQMKNGIVAGYPLIGLKATVFDGSYHDVDSNEMAFKVAASMATKQLAAKGGGKVLEPIMKVEVVTPEDYMGDVMGDLNRRRGLIQGMEDSVSGKVVRAEVPLGEMFGYATDVRSMSQGRASYSMEFSKYAEAPSNIVEALVKKQG, encoded by the coding sequence ATGGCTCGTACTACACCAATCAACCGCTACCGTAACATTGGTATTTGCGCGCACGTTGACGCGGGCAAAACTACCACTACCGAGCGGATCCTGTTTTACACAGGTCTGAGCCACAAAATGGGCGAGGTGCATGACGGCGCCGCGACCACCGACTGGATGGTGCAGGAGCAGGAGCGGGGTATTACCATTACCTCCGCTGCTGTTACCACTTTCTGGGAAGGTTCCCGTGGCCAGTACGGCAAATACCGCGTAAACGTCATCGATACCCCTGGCCACGTTGACTTCACCATTGAAGTAGAACGTTCGCTGCGCGTACTCGACGGCGCGGTCGTTGTATTCTGCGGTACCTCCGGCGTTGAGCCGCAGTCCGAAACCGTATGGCGTCAAGCCAACAAGTACGGCGTTCCACGTGTTGTTTACGTGAACAAGATGGACCGTGCCGGTGCTGACTTCCTGCGCGTCGTAGGTCAGATCAAGAACCGTCTGGGTCACACCCCGGTTCCTGTTCAGCTGGCCATCGGTTCGGAAGATAACTTCCAGGGTCAGGTCGACCTGATCAAGATGAAGGCTATCTACTGGAACGACGACGACAAGGGCACCACCTATCGCGAGGAAGAAATTCCTGCCGATATGCAGGCCCTGGCTGAAGAGTGGCGCGCCAACATGGTCGAAGCCGCTGCAGAAGCCAACGAAGAGCTGATGAACAAGTACCTTGAAGAAGGTGAGCTGTCGGTCGAAGAAATCAAAGCCGGTCTGCGTGCGCGCACCCTGGCCAGCGAGATCGTTCCGGCTGTCTGCGGTTCTTCCTTCAAGAACAAGGGCGTTCCTCTGGTTCTCGACGCTGTTATCGACTTCCTGCCTGCTCCGACCGAGATTCCTGCGATCAAGGGTATCCACCCTGACCTGATCGAGAAGCCGAAAGACGAGCTGGTTGCAGAAGACTACGACGAGCGTCATGCAGACGACAACGAGCCGTTCTCGGCTCTGGCGTTCAAGATTGCCACCGACCCGTTCGTTGGTACTCTGACCTTCGTCCGCGTTTACTCGGGTATGCTGCAGTCCGGCGACTCCGTGATCAACTCGGTCAAGGGCAAGAAAGAGCGCGTTGGTCGTATGGTGCAGATGCACGCCAACCAGCGTGAAGAAATCAAAGAAGTACTGGCAGGCGACATCGCTGCTCTGATCGGCATGAAGGACGTCACCACCGGTGACACCCTGTGCAACGCCGACAAGCCGATCATCCTCGAGCGTATGGACTTCCCGGAGCCTGTGATCTCGGTAGCTGTTGAGCCGAAGACCAAGCAGGACCAGGAGAAGATGGGTATTGCACTGGGCAAGCTGGCTCAGGAAGACCCGTCGTTCCGCGTCAAGACCGATGAAGAAACCGGCCAGACCATCATCTCGGGTATGGGCGAGCTTCACCTGGACATCCTCGTTGACCGCATGAAGCGCGAGTTCAACGTCGAAGCCAACATCGGTAAGCCGCAGGTTTCCTACCGCGAGCAGATCACCAAGGACAACGTCGAGATCGAAGGTAAGTTCGTTCGTCAGTCCGGTGGTCGTGGTCAGTTCGGTCACTGCTGGATTCGCTTCTCGCAGCCATCAGTGGACGCACAAGGCAACATCACCGAAGGCCTGGAGTTCACCAACGAAGTTGTAGGTGGTGTGGTTCCTAAGGAATACATCCCGGCGATCCAGAAGGGTATCGAAGAGCAGATGAAGAACGGCATCGTTGCCGGCTATCCGCTGATCGGCCTGAAGGCAACCGTGTTTGATGGTTCCTACCACGACGTCGACTCGAACGAGATGGCGTTCAAGGTGGCCGCTTCCATGGCGACCAAGCAACTCGCAGCCAAAGGCGGCGGTAAGGTGCTTGAGCCGATCATGAAGGTAGAAGTTGTGACCCCTGAGGACTACATGGGTGACGTGATGGGTGACCTGAACCGTCGTCGTGGTCTGATCCAGGGTATGGAAGATTCGGTGTCCGGCAAGGTTGTCCGTGCTGAAGTTCCGCTCGGAGAGATGTTCGGTTATGCGACCGACGTTCGTTCCATGTCTCAGGGTCGCGCGAGCTACTCCATGGAATTCTCCAAATACGCCGAAGCTCCGTCGAATATCGTCGAAGCACTCGTTAAAAAACAAGGCTAA
- the tuf gene encoding elongation factor Tu — protein sequence MAKEKFDRSLPHVNVGTIGHVDHGKTTLTAALTRVCSEVFGSAVVEFDKIDSAPEEKARGITINTAHVEYNSNIRHYAHVDCPGHADYVKNMITGAAQMDGAILVCSAADGPMPQTREHILLSRQVGVPYIVVFLNKADLVDDAELLELVEMEVRDLLSTYDFPGDDTPIIIGSARMALEGKDDNEMGTTAVKKLVETLDSYIPEPERAIDKPFLMPIEDVFSISGRGTVVTGRIERGIVRVQDALEIVGLRDTTTTTCTGVEMFRKLLDEGRAGENCGVLLRGTKRDDVERGQVLVKPGSVKPHTKFTAEVYVLSKEEGGRHTPFFKGYRPQFYFRTTDVTGNCELPEGVEMVMPGDNIQMTVTLIKTIAMEDGLRFAIREGGRTVGAGVVAKIIE from the coding sequence GTGGCTAAAGAAAAATTTGATCGTTCCCTTCCGCACGTCAACGTTGGCACCATCGGTCACGTTGACCACGGTAAAACCACTCTGACTGCTGCTCTGACCCGCGTCTGCTCCGAAGTTTTCGGTTCGGCCGTTGTTGAGTTCGACAAGATCGACTCGGCTCCAGAAGAGAAAGCTCGCGGTATCACCATCAACACCGCGCACGTCGAGTACAACTCGAACATTCGTCACTACGCTCACGTTGACTGCCCAGGTCACGCTGACTACGTGAAAAACATGATCACCGGTGCTGCCCAGATGGACGGCGCGATCCTGGTTTGCTCGGCCGCCGATGGTCCGATGCCGCAAACCCGTGAGCACATCCTGCTGTCCCGTCAGGTTGGCGTTCCGTACATCGTGGTCTTCCTGAACAAGGCTGACCTGGTAGACGACGCTGAGCTGCTGGAACTGGTCGAGATGGAAGTTCGCGACCTGCTGTCCACCTACGACTTCCCAGGCGACGACACTCCGATCATCATCGGTTCGGCTCGTATGGCGCTGGAAGGCAAAGACGACAACGAAATGGGCACCACCGCTGTCAAGAAGCTGGTTGAGACTCTGGACAGCTACATCCCAGAGCCTGAGCGTGCTATCGACAAGCCGTTCCTGATGCCAATCGAAGACGTATTCTCGATCTCGGGTCGTGGTACCGTTGTTACCGGTCGTATCGAGCGTGGTATCGTCCGCGTTCAGGACGCCCTGGAAATCGTTGGTCTGCGTGACACCACCACCACCACCTGCACCGGTGTTGAGATGTTCCGCAAGCTGCTGGACGAAGGTCGTGCTGGCGAGAACTGCGGCGTTCTGCTGCGTGGCACCAAGCGTGACGACGTTGAGCGTGGTCAGGTTCTGGTCAAGCCAGGTTCGGTTAAGCCGCACACCAAGTTCACCGCAGAAGTTTACGTTCTGAGCAAGGAAGAAGGCGGCCGTCATACTCCGTTCTTCAAAGGCTACCGTCCACAGTTCTACTTCCGTACTACTGACGTGACCGGTAACTGCGAGCTGCCAGAAGGCGTTGAAATGGTAATGCCAGGTGACAACATCCAGATGACTGTCACTCTGATCAAAACCATCGCAATGGAAGATGGTCTGCGTTTCGCTATCCGTGAAGGCGGTCGTACCGTCGGCGCTGGCGTCGTAGCCAAAATCATCGAGTAA
- the rpsJ gene encoding 30S ribosomal protein S10, with protein MQNQQIRIRLKAFDHRLIDQSTQEIVETAKRTGAQVRGPIPLPTRKERFTVLVSPHVNKDARDQYEIRTHKRVLDIVQPTDKTVDALMKLDLAAGVEVQISLG; from the coding sequence ATGCAAAATCAGCAAATCCGTATCAGGTTGAAGGCTTTCGACCATCGCCTGATCGACCAATCCACCCAGGAAATCGTGGAAACCGCGAAACGTACTGGTGCTCAAGTGCGTGGTCCAATTCCACTGCCTACCCGTAAAGAGCGGTTCACCGTTCTGGTCTCCCCGCACGTCAACAAAGACGCGCGTGACCAGTACGAGATCCGTACTCATAAGCGCGTTCTGGACATCGTCCAGCCAACGGATAAAACCGTTGATGCTCTTATGAAGCTTGATCTTGCGGCCGGTGTGGAAGTGCAGATCAGCCTCGGCTAA
- the rplC gene encoding 50S ribosomal protein L3: protein MTIGVVGRKCGMTRIFTEEGVSIPVTVIEIEPNRVTQFKTEETDGYRAVQVTVGERRASRVTAAQAGHFAKANVAAGRGVWEFRLEEGDYQAGDLINAEIFAAGQMVDVTGQSKGKGFAGTIKRWNFRGQDNTHGNSVSHRVPGSIGQCQTPGRVFKGKKMSGHMGAERVTVQSLEVVRVDAERNLLLVKGAVPGATGGDLVVRPAAKARG from the coding sequence ATGACTATTGGTGTAGTCGGTCGTAAATGCGGTATGACCCGTATTTTCACCGAAGAAGGTGTCTCCATTCCGGTCACGGTCATTGAGATCGAGCCGAATCGCGTCACCCAGTTCAAAACCGAAGAAACCGATGGCTACCGTGCAGTGCAAGTCACTGTTGGTGAGCGTCGTGCTTCGCGCGTGACTGCTGCTCAAGCAGGTCACTTCGCTAAAGCGAACGTTGCCGCTGGTCGCGGTGTCTGGGAGTTCCGTCTTGAAGAAGGCGACTACCAGGCTGGCGACTTGATCAATGCAGAAATCTTCGCTGCTGGCCAAATGGTAGATGTTACCGGTCAGTCGAAAGGTAAAGGCTTTGCCGGTACCATCAAGCGCTGGAACTTCCGCGGTCAAGATAACACCCACGGTAACTCCGTTTCCCACCGCGTCCCGGGCTCTATCGGCCAGTGCCAGACTCCTGGTCGTGTATTCAAGGGCAAGAAAATGTCCGGTCATATGGGCGCCGAGCGCGTGACCGTTCAGTCCCTGGAAGTAGTGCGCGTCGACGCTGAACGCAATCTGTTGCTGGTCAAGGGTGCCGTTCCTGGCGCTACTGGCGGTGATCTGGTTGTGCGTCCGGCTGCCAAGGCTCGCGGTTAA
- the rplD gene encoding 50S ribosomal protein L4, whose protein sequence is MQLNVNDAQAIEVSELTFGGEFNETLVHQAVVAYMAGGRQGTKQQKTRSDVAGGGKRPWRQKGTGRARAGTIRSPIWRGGGTTFAARPQDHSQKLNKKMYRAAMRSILAELVRTDRLVVVQDFAVEAPKTKDLLNKLNGMGLSDVLIVSDAVDQNLYLAARNLPHVDVRDVQGSDPVSLIAYDKVLITVSAVKKFEELLG, encoded by the coding sequence ATGCAACTAAATGTAAATGACGCTCAAGCGATCGAAGTTTCCGAACTGACTTTCGGTGGCGAATTCAACGAGACGCTGGTTCACCAAGCAGTCGTGGCCTACATGGCCGGCGGCCGTCAGGGCACCAAGCAGCAGAAAACCCGTTCCGACGTTGCTGGTGGCGGTAAGCGCCCATGGCGTCAGAAAGGTACTGGCCGCGCTCGTGCCGGTACTATCCGTAGCCCAATCTGGCGTGGCGGCGGTACCACTTTCGCAGCTCGTCCTCAAGACCACTCGCAGAAGCTCAACAAGAAGATGTACCGCGCAGCAATGCGTTCCATCCTCGCTGAGCTGGTGCGTACCGACCGTCTGGTCGTGGTTCAGGACTTCGCTGTTGAAGCACCGAAAACCAAAGACCTGCTGAACAAGCTGAACGGCATGGGTCTGAGCGACGTACTGATCGTTTCTGACGCTGTTGATCAGAATCTGTACCTGGCTGCTCGTAACCTGCCGCACGTCGACGTACGTGACGTACAGGGTTCCGATCCGGTCAGTCTGATCGCATACGACAAAGTGTTGATCACTGTGTCGGCCGTGAAGAAATTCGAGGAGCTGCTGGGATGA
- the rplW gene encoding 50S ribosomal protein L23 translates to MNQERVFKVLLGPHVSEKATVLAEKKGQFVFKVATDATKLEIKKAVEGLFGVKVENVSTVNVLGKTKRTARGLGKRNDWKKAIVSLQPGQDLDFSSSAE, encoded by the coding sequence ATGAACCAGGAACGCGTATTTAAAGTCCTCCTTGGCCCGCATGTTTCCGAGAAGGCTACCGTTCTGGCTGAGAAAAAAGGCCAGTTCGTATTCAAGGTTGCTACTGATGCAACCAAGCTGGAAATCAAGAAAGCTGTCGAAGGCCTGTTCGGCGTAAAAGTCGAAAACGTGTCGACTGTTAACGTTCTGGGTAAAACCAAGCGTACCGCACGTGGTCTGGGCAAGCGCAATGACTGGAAGAAGGCGATCGTCTCCCTTCAGCCAGGCCAAGATCTCGATTTCAGCAGCAGTGCTGAGTAA
- the rplB gene encoding 50S ribosomal protein L2 gives MAIVKCKPTSPGRRFVVKVVNKELHKGAPHAPLLEKKSKSGGRNNNGRITTRHVGGGHKQHYRMVDFRRNDKDGIVATVERIEYDPNRTAHIALLCYADGERRYIIAPKGVAAGDQLIAGALAPIKPGNSLQLRNIPVGSTIHGIELKPGKGAQIARSAGASAQLIAREGVYVTLRLRSGEMRKVLAECRATLGEVSNSEHSLRSLGKAGAKRWRGVRPTVRGVAMNPVDHPHGGGEGRTSGGRHPVSPWGFPTKGAKTRGNKRTDNMIVRRRK, from the coding sequence ATGGCAATCGTTAAATGCAAACCGACTTCCCCTGGCCGCCGTTTCGTGGTCAAGGTGGTCAACAAGGAGCTGCATAAAGGCGCTCCTCACGCACCGCTGCTCGAGAAGAAGTCGAAGTCTGGTGGTCGTAACAACAATGGCCGCATCACTACTCGTCACGTAGGTGGTGGTCATAAGCAGCATTACCGTATGGTCGATTTCCGTCGCAACGACAAAGATGGCATCGTCGCCACTGTCGAGCGTATCGAATACGATCCAAACCGTACTGCTCACATCGCACTGCTGTGCTACGCAGACGGCGAGCGCCGCTACATCATCGCCCCTAAAGGCGTTGCTGCTGGCGACCAGCTGATCGCAGGCGCTCTGGCTCCAATCAAGCCAGGCAACTCCCTGCAACTGCGCAACATCCCAGTGGGTAGCACCATTCACGGCATCGAACTGAAGCCGGGCAAAGGTGCACAGATCGCTCGTTCCGCTGGCGCTTCGGCTCAGCTGATCGCTCGCGAAGGTGTCTATGTGACCCTGCGTCTGCGCTCTGGTGAAATGCGTAAAGTCCTGGCTGAATGCCGTGCGACTCTGGGTGAAGTCTCGAACTCCGAGCACAGCCTGCGTTCGCTGGGTAAAGCCGGTGCCAAACGCTGGCGTGGCGTTCGCCCAACCGTTCGTGGTGTTGCCATGAACCCGGTTGACCACCCACATGGTGGTGGTGAAGGTCGTACCTCCGGTGGTCGTCATCCGGTATCGCCATGGGGCTTCCCGACTAAGGGCGCGAAGACTCGTGGTAATAAGCGTACCGACAACATGATCGTCCGTCGTCGCAAGTAA
- the rpsS gene encoding 30S ribosomal protein S19, producing MPRSLKKGPFIDLHLLKKIEVAAEKNDRKPVKTWSRRSMILPQMVGLTIAVHNGRQHVPVLVNEDMVGHKLGEFAGTRTYRGHVADKKAKR from the coding sequence GTGCCACGTTCTCTGAAAAAAGGTCCTTTTATCGATCTTCACCTACTGAAGAAGATCGAAGTGGCGGCGGAAAAGAACGATCGCAAACCAGTTAAGACCTGGTCGCGCCGTTCGATGATCCTGCCACAAATGGTCGGTCTGACCATCGCGGTACACAACGGTCGCCAACACGTCCCAGTTCTCGTGAACGAAGACATGGTCGGCCATAAACTGGGCGAGTTTGCCGGTACCCGCACTTATCGTGGGCACGTGGCTGACAAGAAAGCCAAGCGTTAA
- the rplV gene encoding 50S ribosomal protein L22 → MEVAAKLSGARISAQKARLVADQIRGKKVGEALNLLAFSSKKAAEIMKKVLESAVANAEHNEGADVDDLKVSTVFVNEGRSLKRIMPRAKGRADRIVKRSCHITVKVADK, encoded by the coding sequence ATGGAAGTAGCCGCTAAGTTGTCGGGCGCTCGAATCTCCGCCCAGAAAGCCCGCTTGGTCGCCGACCAGATCCGCGGGAAGAAGGTGGGCGAAGCGCTCAACCTGTTGGCTTTCAGCAGCAAAAAAGCCGCTGAAATCATGAAGAAAGTCCTCGAGTCGGCCGTAGCCAACGCCGAGCATAACGAAGGCGCAGACGTTGATGACCTGAAGGTCTCCACCGTTTTCGTCAACGAAGGGCGTTCGCTGAAGCGCATCATGCCGCGTGCCAAAGGCCGCGCTGATCGCATCGTCAAGCGGTCTTGCCATATCACTGTCAAGGTTGCGGACAAGTAA
- the rpsC gene encoding 30S ribosomal protein S3 has product MGQKVHPTGIRLGIVKEHTSVWYADGRTYADYLLADLNVREYLQDKLKSASVSRIDIHRPAQTARITIHTARPGIVIGKKGEDVEKLRQDLTKQMGVPVHINIEEIRKPELDGMLVAQSVAQQLERRVMFRRAMKRAVQNAMRIGAKGIKIQVSGRLGGAEIARTEWYREGRVPLHTLRADIDYATYEAHTTYGVIGVKVWIFKGEVIGGRQEELKPQAPAPRKKAAK; this is encoded by the coding sequence ATGGGTCAGAAAGTACATCCCACTGGCATTCGCCTGGGAATCGTCAAGGAGCACACCTCCGTCTGGTACGCAGACGGTCGGACTTATGCGGACTATTTGCTCGCAGATCTGAATGTGCGTGAGTACCTCCAAGACAAACTAAAAAGCGCGTCCGTTAGCCGTATCGATATCCATCGTCCGGCTCAAACTGCACGCATCACCATCCACACCGCTCGTCCAGGTATCGTTATCGGGAAGAAAGGTGAAGATGTTGAAAAACTGCGTCAGGACCTGACCAAGCAAATGGGTGTGCCTGTGCACATCAATATCGAAGAGATCCGCAAGCCGGAACTCGACGGTATGCTGGTTGCTCAGAGCGTAGCTCAGCAGCTGGAGCGTCGTGTGATGTTCCGTCGCGCCATGAAGCGCGCCGTACAGAACGCTATGCGCATTGGTGCCAAAGGCATCAAGATCCAGGTGAGCGGTCGTCTCGGTGGTGCTGAAATCGCACGTACTGAATGGTATCGCGAAGGTCGTGTGCCGCTGCACACCCTGCGTGCTGATATCGACTATGCCACTTACGAAGCTCACACCACTTACGGTGTGATCGGTGTGAAGGTTTGGATTTTCAAAGGCGAAGTTATTGGTGGTCGCCAAGAAGAACTGAAACCACAAGCACCAGCGCCTCGTAAAAAAGCTGCTAAGTAA
- the rplP gene encoding 50S ribosomal protein L16, whose product MLQPKRTKFRKQMTGHNRGLALRGSKVSFGEFALKAVARGRLTARQIESARRALTRHVKRGGKIWIRVFPDKPISKKPLEVRMGKGKGSVEYWVAQIQPGKVLYEIEGVSEELAREAFALAAAKLPLATSFVKRTVM is encoded by the coding sequence ATGTTGCAACCAAAGCGTACAAAATTCCGCAAGCAGATGACTGGCCACAACCGTGGTCTGGCACTGCGCGGTAGCAAAGTCAGCTTCGGCGAGTTTGCTCTGAAAGCTGTTGCTCGCGGTCGTCTCACCGCCCGCCAGATTGAGTCGGCACGTCGTGCTCTGACCCGTCACGTAAAACGTGGCGGTAAAATCTGGATCCGTGTGTTCCCGGACAAGCCGATCTCCAAGAAGCCTCTCGAAGTGCGGATGGGTAAAGGTAAAGGTTCCGTGGAATACTGGGTTGCCCAGATCCAGCCAGGCAAAGTCCTGTACGAGATCGAGGGTGTTTCTGAAGAGCTGGCGCGTGAGGCTTTCGCCTTGGCAGCTGCAAAGTTGCCTCTCGCCACCTCCTTTGTTAAGCGGACGGTGATGTGA
- the rpmC gene encoding 50S ribosomal protein L29, translating into MKANELREKSAQQLNEQLLGLLRDQFNLRMQKATGQLGQSHLLSQVKRDIARVKTVLNQQAGK; encoded by the coding sequence ATGAAAGCGAATGAACTTCGTGAAAAATCAGCACAGCAGCTGAACGAGCAACTGCTCGGCTTGCTGCGCGACCAGTTCAATCTGCGCATGCAGAAAGCAACTGGCCAGTTGGGGCAGTCGCACCTGCTCTCGCAAGTTAAGCGTGACATCGCTCGCGTGAAAACTGTGCTCAACCAGCAGGCAGGTAAGTGA
- the rpsQ gene encoding 30S ribosomal protein S17, translating to MAEAEKTVRTLTGRVVSDKMDKTITVLIERRVKHPIYGKYVKRSTKLHAHDETNQCHIGDKVSIRETRPLAKTKAWALVEVLERAVEV from the coding sequence ATGGCTGAAGCTGAAAAAACCGTCCGTACGCTGACTGGCCGTGTCGTCAGCGACAAGATGGACAAAACCATCACCGTACTGATCGAGCGTCGCGTAAAGCACCCGATCTACGGTAAATACGTTAAGCGTTCGACTAAGCTGCACGCGCACGACGAAACCAACCAGTGCCATATCGGCGACAAGGTCTCCATCCGTGAGACTCGTCCGCTGGCCAAGACCAAAGCTTGGGCACTGGTTGAAGTTCTCGAACGCGCTGTTGAAGTCTAA
- the rplN gene encoding 50S ribosomal protein L14, with protein sequence MIQTQSMLDVADNSGARRVMCIKVLGGSHRRYAGIGDIIKVTVKEAIPRGKVKKGQVMTAVVVRTRHGVRRADGSIIRFDGNAAVLLNNKQEPIGTRIFGPVTRELRTEKFMKIVSLAPEVL encoded by the coding sequence ATGATTCAGACTCAATCCATGCTCGATGTGGCCGATAACAGCGGCGCTCGTCGCGTCATGTGCATCAAGGTTCTCGGCGGTTCGCACCGCCGTTACGCCGGCATCGGTGACATCATCAAGGTAACCGTCAAGGAAGCAATTCCGCGCGGTAAAGTGAAGAAAGGCCAAGTGATGACTGCTGTTGTAGTCCGCACTCGCCACGGTGTCCGTCGTGCTGACGGCTCCATCATCCGCTTTGATGGCAATGCTGCTGTTCTGTTGAACAACAAGCAAGAGCCGATCGGCACCCGTATCTTTGGGCCAGTGACCCGTGAACTTCGTACTGAGAAGTTCATGAAGATCGTCTCGCTCGCCCCAGAAGTGCTGTAA